The Eptesicus fuscus isolate TK198812 chromosome 17, DD_ASM_mEF_20220401, whole genome shotgun sequence genome has a window encoding:
- the C17H10orf90 gene encoding (E2-independent) E3 ubiquitin-conjugating enzyme FATS isoform X1, whose product MEILRLIIVPSHITTRSRETLASQDTKMISSLVISQLMDENKPTEKGAAVPVPCAAAQPPTWPRKRALAGRSGVTINRAFAFLPGQRGPQPPAGACGPEPALTPREERQPGGSPQKGFASITITARRVGPPARALAWGPGGDPLCTRCRAQDPQLRGPPALAGGTDPGWHHRPLACTDPSGSSPGTWLEFPEAHARLCDGRQYWVAGVDHGEDRLSPGRPRSGQGPLLFSSCVHLRVSRRCPNATCSPDRSLPVPMEPTQPAGPQTHRSVLSLNLNCSSHRLTPDGADGPASGGPISSSLKQQLVEGSGLLGPRWAPALHPSLGQVHLGAGTCPWSGPAPTESTELADAGTRQITARKGEGDHGAPGHNGGHTSAHANQLSIHIPGWSYRAGDYTCCDLVVQIKECETREAAAIPGPAPAPAPPQPAPSEEPETRGLWEGCSERRPAPASSSLTLQEALEARRPQFISRSQERLKKLELMAQQRRAQRQESPGPKPGPLPVRASRRQFTVPHPLSDNLFKPKERCISEKEMHMRSKSVSGICFRIYNNLPEVRKKKEEQKKRVILQSNRLRAEVFKKQLLDQLLQRNAV is encoded by the exons GAGACGCTGGCATCCCAGGACACGAAGATGATTTCCTCCTTAGTCATCTCGCAGCTGATGGATGAGAACAAGCCCACGGAGAAGGGGGCCGCCGTGCCCGTGCCTTGCGCCGCCGCTCAGCCGCCCACGTGGCCCAGGAAGCGCGCTCTGGCCGGCCGCAGCGGAGTCACCATCAACAGGGCCTTCGCGTTCCTTCCCGGCCAGCGGGGACCGCAGCCACCGGCCGGGGCGTGCGGACCTGAGCCTGCGCTCACCCCCAGAGAGGAGAGGCAGCCGGGCGGCAGCCCCCAGAAGGGGTTtgcctccatcaccatcaccgcCCGGCGCGTGggccccccagccagggccctggcatGGGGCCCTGGGGGGGACCCGCTGTGCACCCGGTGCAGGGCCCAGGACCCTCAGCTCAGGGGCCCCCCTGCTCTGGCAGGCGGCACTGATCCAGGCTGGCACCACAGACCTCTCGCCTGCACGGACCCCTCCGGAAGCAGCCCTGGGACGTGGCTGGAGTTCCCGGAGGCCCACGCACGGCTGTGTGACGGACGCCAGTACTGGGTGGCCGGCGTGGACCACGGGGAGGACAGGCTCTCCCCAGGCCGCCCGCGGTCGGGGCAGGGCCCGCTGCTGTTCAGCTCCTGTGTGCACCTCAGGGTGTCTCGGCGGTGCCCCAACGCCACCTGCTCTCCGGACAGGTCCCTCCCCGTCCCCATGGAGCCAACGCAGCCGGCCGGCCCCCAGACGCACAGGTCGGTCCTGTCGCTCAACCTGAACTGCAGTTCTCACAGACTGACGCCAGATGGGGCCGACGGCCCAGCCTCCGGAGGGCCAATCAGCAGCAGCCTGaagcagcagctggtggaggGCTCCGGCCTCCTGGGCCCGCGCTGGGCCCCCGCCCTGCACCCCTCCTTGGGGCAGGTGCACCTGGGGGCCGGCACATGCCCTTGGAGTGGCCCCGCTCCGACGGAAAGCACAGAACTCGCAGATGCGGGGACTCGGCAGATCACTgcgaggaaaggggagggagaccACGGGGCTCCCGGTCACAACGGCGGTCACACCAGTGCTCACGCCAACCAGCTGTCCATCCACATTCCCGGCTGGAGCTACCGGGCGG gagaCTACACCTGCTGCGACCTGGTGGTTCAGATCAAGGAGTGCGAGACGCGGGAGGCCGCCGCCATCCCCgggcccgcgcccgcgcccgcgccgccCCAGCCCGCGCCCTCCGAGGAGCCGGAGACCCGCGGCCTGTGGGAGGGCTGCTCCGAGCGCCGGCCGGCACCAGCCAGCTCCTCCTTGACCTTGCAG GAAGCGCTGGAGGCCCGGAGGCCGCAGTTCATCTCTCGCTCGCAAGAGCGGCTGAAGAAGCTGGAGCTCATGGCGCAGCAGAGGCGGGCCCAGCGCCAGGAGAGCCCGGGGCCGAAGCCGGGCCCCCTCCCCGTCCGCGCCAGCAGGAGGCAGTTCACTGTCCCCCATCCGCTTAGCG aTAACTTGTTCAAACCCAAAGAAAGGTGCATTTCGGAGAAGGAGATGCACATGCGGTCGAAGAG TGTCTCCGGCATCTGTTTCAGAATCTACAACAACTTGCCggaagtcagaaagaaaaaagaagaacagaaGAAAAGGGTGATCTTACAGAGTAACAGGCTCCGCGCGGAAGTCTTCAAAAAG CAATTACTGGACCAGCTGCTTCAGCGGAACGCCGTCTAA
- the C17H10orf90 gene encoding (E2-independent) E3 ubiquitin-conjugating enzyme FATS isoform X2: MEILRLIIVPSHITTRSRETLASQDTKMISSLVISQLMDENKPTEKGAAVPVPCAAAQPPTWPRKRALAGRSGVTINRAFAFLPGQRGPQPPAGACGPEPALTPREERQPGGSPQKGFASITITARRVGPPARALAWGPGGDPLCTRCRAQDPQLRGPPALAGGTDPGWHHRPLACTDPSGSSPGTWLEFPEAHARLCDGRQYWVAGVDHGEDRLSPGRPRSGQGPLLFSSCVHLRVSRRCPNATCSPDRSLPVPMEPTQPAGPQTHRSVLSLNLNCSSHRLTPDGADGPASGGPISSSLKQQLVEGSGLLGPRWAPALHPSLGQVHLGAGTCPWSGPAPTESTELADAGTRQITARKGEGDHGAPGHNGGHTSAHANQLSIHIPGWSYRAGDYTCCDLVVQIKECETREAAAIPGPAPAPAPPQPAPSEEPETRGLWEGCSERRPAPASSSLTLQEALEARRPQFISRSQERLKKLELMAQQRRAQRQESPGPKPGPLPVRASRRQFTVPHPLSDNLFKPKERCISEKEMHMRSKRIYNNLPEVRKKKEEQKKRVILQSNRLRAEVFKKQLLDQLLQRNAV, from the exons GAGACGCTGGCATCCCAGGACACGAAGATGATTTCCTCCTTAGTCATCTCGCAGCTGATGGATGAGAACAAGCCCACGGAGAAGGGGGCCGCCGTGCCCGTGCCTTGCGCCGCCGCTCAGCCGCCCACGTGGCCCAGGAAGCGCGCTCTGGCCGGCCGCAGCGGAGTCACCATCAACAGGGCCTTCGCGTTCCTTCCCGGCCAGCGGGGACCGCAGCCACCGGCCGGGGCGTGCGGACCTGAGCCTGCGCTCACCCCCAGAGAGGAGAGGCAGCCGGGCGGCAGCCCCCAGAAGGGGTTtgcctccatcaccatcaccgcCCGGCGCGTGggccccccagccagggccctggcatGGGGCCCTGGGGGGGACCCGCTGTGCACCCGGTGCAGGGCCCAGGACCCTCAGCTCAGGGGCCCCCCTGCTCTGGCAGGCGGCACTGATCCAGGCTGGCACCACAGACCTCTCGCCTGCACGGACCCCTCCGGAAGCAGCCCTGGGACGTGGCTGGAGTTCCCGGAGGCCCACGCACGGCTGTGTGACGGACGCCAGTACTGGGTGGCCGGCGTGGACCACGGGGAGGACAGGCTCTCCCCAGGCCGCCCGCGGTCGGGGCAGGGCCCGCTGCTGTTCAGCTCCTGTGTGCACCTCAGGGTGTCTCGGCGGTGCCCCAACGCCACCTGCTCTCCGGACAGGTCCCTCCCCGTCCCCATGGAGCCAACGCAGCCGGCCGGCCCCCAGACGCACAGGTCGGTCCTGTCGCTCAACCTGAACTGCAGTTCTCACAGACTGACGCCAGATGGGGCCGACGGCCCAGCCTCCGGAGGGCCAATCAGCAGCAGCCTGaagcagcagctggtggaggGCTCCGGCCTCCTGGGCCCGCGCTGGGCCCCCGCCCTGCACCCCTCCTTGGGGCAGGTGCACCTGGGGGCCGGCACATGCCCTTGGAGTGGCCCCGCTCCGACGGAAAGCACAGAACTCGCAGATGCGGGGACTCGGCAGATCACTgcgaggaaaggggagggagaccACGGGGCTCCCGGTCACAACGGCGGTCACACCAGTGCTCACGCCAACCAGCTGTCCATCCACATTCCCGGCTGGAGCTACCGGGCGG gagaCTACACCTGCTGCGACCTGGTGGTTCAGATCAAGGAGTGCGAGACGCGGGAGGCCGCCGCCATCCCCgggcccgcgcccgcgcccgcgccgccCCAGCCCGCGCCCTCCGAGGAGCCGGAGACCCGCGGCCTGTGGGAGGGCTGCTCCGAGCGCCGGCCGGCACCAGCCAGCTCCTCCTTGACCTTGCAG GAAGCGCTGGAGGCCCGGAGGCCGCAGTTCATCTCTCGCTCGCAAGAGCGGCTGAAGAAGCTGGAGCTCATGGCGCAGCAGAGGCGGGCCCAGCGCCAGGAGAGCCCGGGGCCGAAGCCGGGCCCCCTCCCCGTCCGCGCCAGCAGGAGGCAGTTCACTGTCCCCCATCCGCTTAGCG aTAACTTGTTCAAACCCAAAGAAAGGTGCATTTCGGAGAAGGAGATGCACATGCGGTCGAAGAG AATCTACAACAACTTGCCggaagtcagaaagaaaaaagaagaacagaaGAAAAGGGTGATCTTACAGAGTAACAGGCTCCGCGCGGAAGTCTTCAAAAAG CAATTACTGGACCAGCTGCTTCAGCGGAACGCCGTCTAA